Proteins from a genomic interval of Ensifer canadensis:
- a CDS encoding ABC transporter ATP-binding protein → MTEGLTLTNVCVDHGRTRTIDCCSLTLAPGQIVAVVGPNGAGKSTLLGAIAGSVAHSGTILWESGPIDCRTVGFMPQHCSVNADLSVLQTLLLARHEQLGWRIGEPEITRALTMLCELGLEHLANRRINTLSGGQQQLVLLGQRLMRQPRLLILDEATCALDLRHQLTVLALLRDYVCRSGALILMAVHDLNLAARTTDRLLLLQKGRVAASGEPAAVLTASRLGSVYGVDVEVVAEGQDVPFVIPIAARRSHAA, encoded by the coding sequence GTGACCGAGGGTCTGACTTTGACGAACGTTTGCGTAGACCACGGGCGAACCCGCACGATTGACTGCTGCTCGCTGACGCTCGCGCCTGGCCAGATCGTCGCCGTGGTTGGCCCGAACGGTGCTGGCAAATCCACCTTGCTCGGCGCCATTGCCGGGAGTGTTGCGCATTCGGGCACGATCCTATGGGAGAGCGGCCCAATCGACTGCAGAACTGTCGGCTTCATGCCGCAACATTGTTCTGTAAACGCAGATCTCTCTGTGCTGCAAACCCTTCTGCTCGCCCGCCATGAGCAGTTGGGATGGCGAATAGGCGAACCTGAGATCACGAGAGCCTTGACGATGCTTTGCGAGCTGGGACTGGAGCATCTTGCCAATCGCCGGATTAACACGCTGTCGGGCGGTCAACAGCAGTTGGTCCTGCTCGGGCAGCGGCTCATGCGCCAGCCGCGGCTGCTTATCCTCGACGAAGCGACCTGCGCACTGGATCTGCGCCATCAATTGACGGTCCTTGCTCTGTTGCGGGACTATGTTTGCCGATCGGGCGCACTCATCCTCATGGCGGTTCATGATCTCAATCTCGCGGCTCGGACCACCGACCGGCTGCTTCTGCTTCAGAAGGGCAGGGTTGCCGCTTCCGGAGAGCCAGCGGCTGTCCTAACCGCGTCGAGACTAGGCTCGGTCTACGGAGTTGATGTGGAGGTTGTCGCTGAGGGACAGGACGTTCCATTCGTCATACCGATCGCGGCGCGGCGATCCCATGCCGCCTAG